From the Triticum urartu cultivar G1812 chromosome 4, Tu2.1, whole genome shotgun sequence genome, the window TTCCTAAACCTTGTCATAGGGAGCAGAGCTAATCCTGAGCGCACTGCCCTTCCCCGGACAACCCAGTGAGGTCGGCGACGTTCCACCTCTTGACCAGGAACTCGAGGATTTAGGCGTACGTGGTCCATGGCGGTGCAAACGCCCAGCCACTGTGCCACCGTGGTGAAGTGCAAACGCCTGCCCATCATACATCAGGTGTGCGGGCATCGTGATCTTCTTCTTCATAATGCTAGCGAAGGCTAGAACCGTATAGTCGGGATCGACCTCGAAGAGCTTCTCCACTATCTTGGTATAAGCAAGCTCATGGCGCCTTTCGTCAGCCGCTATGGTGCCGCATATCTGGGCCAGCTTCAAGTCCCCGTACTTCCTGGCGTGCCTTGCAGTGTTGCCGTGAGATATGAAGGTTGCTCTCTCTTGGAAAGATGTGTAAATGAAAAACTCATAAGGGTTGGCCTCGGTTTTCGGATCCTACAACAAGTAAGAACAACACAGGGTAGTTACAACAAACTGGTGTACTGTTAAGTCTTAACGAGCGAATGTATGTGTACGCTGGTTGCCGTTCTTAACTATATTTGTGAAAGTTTAGTAAAAAAAACGGCATGGGATGAACGAAGTATTGTCATTTTGACAATAACAAATTTTTGTTCCCTTCCCCCTTTTTGTGAGCAATAAAACAATCAACCAAGATAAATGGAAAATGTGACAAAGAA encodes:
- the LOC125553212 gene encoding stearoyl-[acyl-carrier-protein] 9-desaturase 5, chloroplastic-like, with the translated sequence MNKYINTGRADMRQVEKTIQYLVGAGMDPKTEANPYEFFIYTSFQERATFISHGNTARHARKYGDLKLAQICGTIAADERRHELAYTKIVEKLFEVDPDYTVLAFASIMKKKITMPAHLMYDGQAFALHHGGTVAGRLHRHGPRTPKSSSSWSRGGTSPTSLGCPGKGSALRISSAPYDKV